The stretch of DNA GTACACGGGGTACGTGGGAAACGAGGGGTGCCCGGGGCACTCAGGGCACGCGGGACACTCGGGACACTCGGGACACGCGGAGCACCCGGAACATCCGAAACAGGGTGGGTCGAAGGGGCGAGGACAGCCCGAGCCGTATGTGCTCACTCACTCCAACCTCTCCAACCCCTCCAACCCCTCCCACCCCGCCAACCTCTCCAATACCTCTGTCCTCTCCACTCCCTCCACACCCCCCGCCCTTTCGGAGTGTTGTCGGGACAGCGATCGAGTCGGTCGTGCGGACGGTTGCTGCCGGGCAGGGGCCGGGGGGTCGGGAGAGCAACTGAGGCAGGCCGGGGGCTCAAGCGATCGGCTGAGGCAGGTCGGGAGACGTTGGTAGGCAAAAGGCTGCGAAGAGACGGGAGATGGTTGAGGGGCCAGGGGTGGAGAGAGGCCGGAAGGTGGCAAAGGTCGGGGCGGTGGCATCGAGCCGGATGGCCGCTGTGGGGCCGAGAGGTGGAGTGGGGTGAGGGGCTGTCACGAGGCGGAAAGGTGTCGTGGGTCGGAAGGGGACCAGCGGCTGGAAGGGGACCAGCGACTGGGAGGGGACCAGGGGACGGGAGGGGACCAGGGGACGGAAGATCGTGGCGGGGCGGCAAGGGACTCTGGGACAGGAGGGAGTTGAGAGGCGCACAGGCTTCGAGGGGCGGAAGGGGGAAGGCGGGCTGTGGTGATCGTGGGGCCGCCACCGTGTGGGGCGTCGTGGTGATGGCCGTGGTGGGAATCGTGTTCGCGGCGGCTCTGGGGATGGGGCAGGCCGTCGTGGCCAAACATCGGGCAGGCGCAGCGGCGGACATGGGCGCACTGGCCGCGGCGGGGCGTTGGGCGGACGGAGCGGAGGAGGCGTGCGCCGGGGCGCGGCGGGTGGCGGAGGCGCAGGGAGGCCGGATCGCGCGGTGCGCGGTGCGCGGGGAGGTCTCGGATGTGACGGCGGTGGTCGAGTTCGGGCCGTGGGCCGCGCGGGTCAGGGCGCGGGCGGGGCCCCCTGGAGCAGCACCGTGAGGAGGCGTACGGCGGCGCGTTTGTGCAGGGGCTCGTTGCCGTTGCCGCACTTGGGGGACTGGACGCAGGACGGGCAGCCGGCGTCGCACTCGCAGGACGCGATGGCCTCGCGGGTGGCGGTGAGCCACTCGCGGGCGGTGTGGAAGGCCCGTTCGGAGAAGCCGGCGCCACCCGGGTGGCCGTCGTACACGAAGACGGTCGGTAGGAGGGTGTCGGGGTGCAGCGGTATGGAGACGCCGCCGATGTCCCAGCGGTCGCAGGTGGCGAAGAGCGGGAGCATGCCGATGGACGCGTGTTCCGCCGCGTGCAGGGCGCCTCCTAGCTGCTCGGGATTGACGCGGGCCGCGTCCAGTTGGTCCTCGGTGACGGTCCACCAGACGGCCCGGGTGCGCAGGGTGCGCGGTGGCAGGTCGAGTTTGGTCTCGCCCAGCACCTCGCCGGTGATGAGACGGCGGCGCAGGAAGGCGACGACCTGGTTGGTGACTTCGACCGATCCGTAGCAGAGGCGGCCCTCTCCCCACGGGATCTCGATGTCGGTCTCCAGTACGGAGATGGCGGTCGTGTCCCTGGCGGTCGTCGAATACGGCGGGTTCGCCTCCTCGACCAGGGCGACGGAGTCGTCGATGTCGAAGTGTTTCACCTGGTAGGTGCGGCCCTGGTGGAGGTGGACGGCGCCGTCGTGGACGGTGGTGTGGGCCGCGGACGCGTCGACGGTGCCGAGCAGCCGGCCGGTGCCCTTCTCGACGACCTGCACGGGTGTGCCGCCCTCGCCTCGGATGTCGGTGAGGTCGGCGGCGCGCTCCCTGCGGGTCCAGTGCCAGGCCTTGGTACGGCGCCTGAGGAGTTTCGCGCTCTCCAACTGTGGCAGCAGCTCAACGGTGGCGGGGCCGAAAAGGGGCAGGTCTTCCTCGGTCAGTGGCAGTTCCGCCGCGGCGGCGCACAGGTGAGGGGCGAGGACGTAGGGATTGTCCGGGTCCAGCACGGTGGACTCCACCGGCTGGTCGAAGATGGCCTCGGGATGGTGGACGAGGAAGGTGTCCAACGGGTCGTCCCTGGCGACCAGCACGGCGAGCGCGCCCTGGCCCGATCGTCCCGCGCGGCCGGCCTGCTGCCACAGCGAGGCACGGGTGCCCGGATATCCGGCGATGACGACGGCGTCCAGGCCGGACACGTCGACGCCGAGTTCCAGGGCGGTGGTGGCGGCGAGGCCGAGGAGTTCACCGGTGTGGAGGGCGCGTTCCAGAGCGCGGCGTTCCTCGGGGAGATATCCGCCACGGTAGGCGGCGACCCGGCCCGGGAGGGCCCGGTCGAACTCGCCGAGACGTTCCTTGGCGATCACGGAGATGAGTTCGGCGGCTCTGCGTGACCGTACGAAGGCGACCGACCGTACGCCCTGGAGCGTGAGATCGGTGAGGAGGTCGGCGCTCTCCGCCGTGGCCGTACGGCGGACGGGGGCGCCCTTCTCGCCGTGCAGTTCGGTGAGGGGAGGCTCCCAAAGGGCGAAGACGACCTCGCCGCGCGGGGAGGCGTCGTCGGCGACCTCCACGACGGGCACCCCGGTGAGCCGTTCCGCCGCGACGGACGGCTCCGCCGCGGTGGCGGAGGCCAGAAGGAACACCGGGTTCGCGCCGTAGCGGGCACACAACCGTCGCAGTCGGCGCAAAACCTGGGCGACATGGGAGCCGAAGACGCCCCGGTAGGTGTGGCACTCGTCGATGACGACATAGCGCAGGGCGCGCAGGAAGGAGGCCCAGCGGGGGTGCGAAGGGAGGATGGAGCGGTGCAGCATGTCGGGGTTGGTGAGGACGTAGTTCGCGTACTGGCGGACCCATTCCCGTTCCTCGACGGGGGTGTCGCCGTCGTACACGGCGGGCCGTACGGCGCGGCCGAGCGGATCGGCCAGCTCCCGCACCGCGCGGCGCTGGTCGGCCGCCAGCGCCTTGGTGGGGGCGAGATAGAGCGAAGTGGTGCCCCGGCCGTTGGGCGCCTCGGACCCGTCGAGGAGCGTCGAGAGCACGGGCACGAGATAACCGAGGGACTTGCCCGACGCGGTGCCGGTCGACACGACCACGGACTCACCGTCGAGGGCATGCTCGGCGGCGCGGGCCTGATGGGCCCACGGATGTTCGATACCGGCGGCCTGGACAGCGGCGATGACCTCGGAGCGAACTCGATCAGGCCAGACCGCATACCGTGCCGCCCGCGGGGGCAGGTGCTCCGTATGAGTGATGCGCGCAGCACGGCCCGGCCCTGCGGAGAGACGGTCAAGAACCGCCCGCGGAGAGGGCTGCGCCGCCGTACCCGCACGGGGGCGGCCAGGAGTGAAAAAGTCGGCCATCGGCATCGAGTGTGTCACTGGCGTGACCCACAATGGTCCGAAGGCGTCGTGCACGACTGCTGGTAAGTGATTGAATGCCATCGCGGCTGGCGATCCGTCCCGGGGGCTCAAGCCGAGGTGTCCCGAGGGACGACCGCTCGATAGCAAGGTGCTGGAGGATCCGTGGACCTGTCCCTGTCGACCCGTACTGTCGGCGATCGTACGGTCGTCGAGGTCGGTGGAGAAATCGACGTATATACCGCCCCGAAGCTGCGTGAGCAGCTGGTTGAGCTTGTGAACGACGGCAGTTTTCATCTTGTCGTCGACATGGAGGGAGTCGACTTCCTCGACTCCACAGGGCTCGGCGTGCTGGTGGGCGGCTTGAAGAGGGTGCGTGCCCATGAGGGCTCCCTGCGCCTGGTCTGCAACCAGGAGCGCATCCTCAAGATCTTCCGTATTACTGGTCTGACGAAGGTCTTCCCCATCCATAACTCGGTCGAGGAAGCTGTCGAGGCGACTGACTGAGTGTGCTTGTGACCCCGGGCCCCCCTGGCCCGGGGCCCTCGCACGGGTGGCGGCGGGTTTCTGGGCCGTCCGCCACCTGTGCGGAGCACGTCCGTACGTTCTAGGGGGGACTGCATGGCCACCGTTGAGCTCCGTTTCAGCGCGCTGCCCGAGCACGTCAGGACCGCCCGACTCGTGGCGGCCGCCGTGGCGCGCAGGGCCGGGGTCGACGAAGCCGTTCTCGACGAGGTCAGGCTCGCCGTGGGTGAGGCCTGTACACGTGCTGTGGGGCTGCACCAGAGCAACGGCGTGACCGCGCCTGTGAGCGTGTCGCTGATCGAG from Streptomyces tsukubensis encodes:
- a CDS encoding Rv3654c family TadE-like protein yields the protein MAVVGIVFAAALGMGQAVVAKHRAGAAADMGALAAAGRWADGAEEACAGARRVAEAQGGRIARCAVRGEVSDVTAVVEFGPWAARVRARAGPPGAAP
- a CDS encoding DEAD/DEAH box helicase, whose product is MAFNHLPAVVHDAFGPLWVTPVTHSMPMADFFTPGRPRAGTAAQPSPRAVLDRLSAGPGRAARITHTEHLPPRAARYAVWPDRVRSEVIAAVQAAGIEHPWAHQARAAEHALDGESVVVSTGTASGKSLGYLVPVLSTLLDGSEAPNGRGTTSLYLAPTKALAADQRRAVRELADPLGRAVRPAVYDGDTPVEEREWVRQYANYVLTNPDMLHRSILPSHPRWASFLRALRYVVIDECHTYRGVFGSHVAQVLRRLRRLCARYGANPVFLLASATAAEPSVAAERLTGVPVVEVADDASPRGEVVFALWEPPLTELHGEKGAPVRRTATAESADLLTDLTLQGVRSVAFVRSRRAAELISVIAKERLGEFDRALPGRVAAYRGGYLPEERRALERALHTGELLGLAATTALELGVDVSGLDAVVIAGYPGTRASLWQQAGRAGRSGQGALAVLVARDDPLDTFLVHHPEAIFDQPVESTVLDPDNPYVLAPHLCAAAAELPLTEEDLPLFGPATVELLPQLESAKLLRRRTKAWHWTRRERAADLTDIRGEGGTPVQVVEKGTGRLLGTVDASAAHTTVHDGAVHLHQGRTYQVKHFDIDDSVALVEEANPPYSTTARDTTAISVLETDIEIPWGEGRLCYGSVEVTNQVVAFLRRRLITGEVLGETKLDLPPRTLRTRAVWWTVTEDQLDAARVNPEQLGGALHAAEHASIGMLPLFATCDRWDIGGVSIPLHPDTLLPTVFVYDGHPGGAGFSERAFHTAREWLTATREAIASCECDAGCPSCVQSPKCGNGNEPLHKRAAVRLLTVLLQGAPPAP
- the bldG gene encoding anti-sigma factor antagonist BldG — its product is MDLSLSTRTVGDRTVVEVGGEIDVYTAPKLREQLVELVNDGSFHLVVDMEGVDFLDSTGLGVLVGGLKRVRAHEGSLRLVCNQERILKIFRITGLTKVFPIHNSVEEAVEATD